GCCGCTACCCTCGATCGGGTGTCTGGCGCGACAGGACCCTCCAGGCGATGAAGATCCTGCAGATGGCCCCGCCGTGGTTCGCCGTACCGCCCGAGAGCTACGGCGGGATCGAGTGGATCGTCGCGCTCCTCGCCGACGGCCTGGCCGACGCCGGACACGATGTGACCCTGGTCGCATCGGGCGGTTCGGAGACGCACGCCAACCTGCACACGGTGTACGACTCGCCGCCCAGCGAAGCGATCGGCGACCTGGCGCTCGAGCTGACCCACGTCCTGGCGGGCTACCTCGAGCCCGACTCGGTTGACATCATCCACGACCACTCTGGCCTGATGGGCCCTGCGCTCGGGGCGATCGCCAACCGGGTCCCCGTCGTCCACACACTCCACGGTCCGTGGACCGACCAGAACCGTGATCTGTACGCCCGCCTGTCCGACCACATCCACCTCGTGGCGATCAGCCACAGCCAGGCGCAACAGGCCCCCGACGGGGTGCGCGTGGCCGCGGTGATCCACAATGCGGTTGCCCTGGACCGCTACCCGCTGTCGACCCACAAGGACGACTTCCTGCTGTACGTCGGACGCTCATGCCACGAGAAGGGCCCGGAGGTCGCCGTCGACGTCGCACGCCGGCTGGGTCGGAAGCTGATCATGGCGATGAAGGTCAACGAACCGCCCGAGCACGAGTACTTCCACCGCGAGGTGGAGCCGCGCATGGAAGGCGCCGACGTCGATCTGCGCACCAACGTCGAACACGACGAGAAGGCCGACCTGATGCGCCGCGCGGCGGTGGTCGTCGACCCGATCCAGTGGGAGGAACCCTTCGGCCTGGTGATGATCGAGTCGATGGCCTGCGGGACCCCGGTCGTCGCCTTCGCCAGGGGGGCCGCCCCCGAGATCATCGCGGATGGGCGCACCGGGCGGCTCGTCCCCCCCGGCGACGTCGACGCGATGTGCGCCGCCGTCGCCGAGGCGGAACAGCTCGATCCGCTCGAATGTCGCAGCCACGTCGAAGACCGGTTCACTGCGCGGCGGATGGTCGCCGAGCACCTGCAGCTCTACGAACGTCTGGTCGGCCGGACGCACGGCACCGCACCGGACGCGTAGGACAAGCGTGGGACAAGGGAGCGCATCCGGGCCTTACGGCCAGATCACCTGCGTGGCCGGCGACTCGTTCGTCATCTCCGACGCCACCGGCGACATCCGCCACGGTGACCAGGGCCTCTACGTGCGCGATACCCGCTTCCTCAGTCGCTTGGCGGTCACCGTCGACGGCGCCCGCCCACGTCCGTTGGCGGGGCGGGCGACCGGCGCGTCCTCCGCGGCGTTCTTCGGGTGGCTCCCCTACGACCCTGACGCGACGGCCGACCCTGCCGTGATCGTGAAGCGTCGACGGGTCATCGACGGGTCGCTGCACGAAGAAATCATCGTGGAGAACTCGGGGCGCGCCGAGACCGAGGTCCACGTCGAGGTCTCGTGCGGGACCGACTTCGCCTACATCTTCGACGTCAAGCACGCCCGTGAGCTGCCGCTGGCTGAGCCGAACGCGCTCCCCGGTGGGCTGCGCTTCGAACGATCCGGGGGACCCGAGATCGTCGAGATCACCGCGACTCCCGAACCGGTCGTGACCGGCGACTGCCTGCGGTTCCCGCTGCAGTTGGCGCCGGGGGCATCGACGCGCATCTGTCTCGACGTGAGCGTGAAGGACCGCTACGGCACGGTCACCCCGGGGGCGGGGTGCGAGCAGCTCGACCGGTTGCGCGTAGCCACCGGGTCGCAGCGGCGAACCGTCCACGGCCCGGTGGTGCGCTGCTCCGACCTGCGGATGGCACGCCTCGTCCGCCGCAGCCTCGAGGACCTGACGTCGCTGCAGCTGCCAGATCCCGACGCACCCGACGACGTGTTCTGTGCCGCGGGCAGTCCGTGGTTCCTCACGCTGTTCGGACGCGATTCGGTGT
This sequence is a window from Actinomycetota bacterium. Protein-coding genes within it:
- a CDS encoding glycosyltransferase family 4 protein; translation: MKILQMAPPWFAVPPESYGGIEWIVALLADGLADAGHDVTLVASGGSETHANLHTVYDSPPSEAIGDLALELTHVLAGYLEPDSVDIIHDHSGLMGPALGAIANRVPVVHTLHGPWTDQNRDLYARLSDHIHLVAISHSQAQQAPDGVRVAAVIHNAVALDRYPLSTHKDDFLLYVGRSCHEKGPEVAVDVARRLGRKLIMAMKVNEPPEHEYFHREVEPRMEGADVDLRTNVEHDEKADLMRRAAVVVDPIQWEEPFGLVMIESMACGTPVVAFARGAAPEIIADGRTGRLVPPGDVDAMCAAVAEAEQLDPLECRSHVEDRFTARRMVAEHLQLYERLVGRTHGTAPDA